A single Meles meles chromosome 20, mMelMel3.1 paternal haplotype, whole genome shotgun sequence DNA region contains:
- the MKRN2OS gene encoding MKRN2 opposite strand protein yields the protein MQRTEAGKALIKFNHCKKYIYSFSVPQCCPLCQQVIGSRKLEEAPISISNPFTNGHQEKCSFLLRPTQGTFLREYDGRSDLHVGITNTNGVVYNYTTHGVRRDEAGWEESVSIPLLQPGMYGLMDQWDKYLEDFSTTGAWLPQRYEEDRHNCYSYTLTFINCILATEGKEQLGKEEFTEKYVVPRTRKASKYITLYRAIEERGFYVTDHPDEETSPPEGSGSC from the exons ATGCAGCGTACTGAGGCTGGAAAGGCTTTAATTAAATTCAACCACTGTAAGAAATACATCTATAGCTTCAGTGTTCCCCAATGCTGCCCCCTCTGCCAGCAAGTCATAGGCTCGAGGAAGCTGGAGGAAGCACCTATTAGCATCTCCAATCCGTTTACCAACGGGCATCAGGAAAAATGTTCATTCCTCCTCAGACCAACTCAAGGAACGTTTCTTAG GGAGTACGATGGAAGGTCTGATCTTCACGTCGGAATAACCAACACAAATG GAGTAGTGTATAACTACACCACACACGGCGTCCGGCGAGATGAAGCAGGGTGGGAGGAGAGTGTAAGCATCCCGCTACTGCAGCCTGGCATGTACGGACTGATGGACCAGTGGGACAAGTACCTGGAAGACTTCTCCACCACGGGGGCCTGGCTGCCCCAGAG GTATGAAGAAGACCGTCACAACTGCTACAGTTACACCCTCACGTTCATTAACTGTATTTTGGCCACAGAAGGCAAGGAGCAACTGGGCAAAGAGGAGTTCACAGAGAAGTATGTGGTCCCAAGGACGAGGAAGGCCTCCAAGTACATCACACTCTACCGGGCGATAGAGGAGCGTGGCTTCTACGTGACCGACCACCCTGATGAGGAGACAAGCCCTCCGGAGGGGAGCGGCTCGTGCTGA